The following proteins are encoded in a genomic region of Reichenbachiella sp.:
- the sprA gene encoding cell surface protein SprA, with translation MDSVSADSVVNQKYEPSYRPTFRQQDRFGDPFSNTQSPSPLLLEDPASMQLDLEIDTGMNYTIYERVGALNYRPRSTMTFEEFNRYQDAEMKKEYWQNRSSGLDGESAVSGRRLIPKLYISPIFDRIFGGSYVDIEPNGFVNLDFGGRWQRIENPAIPINQQRNGGFNYNQQISMNVVGKVGEKLAITANFDNNNSFDFQNNLKVEYTGYEEDIIKKIEIGNVSMPVSNSLMTGGQSLFGIKTQLQFGKLYVTALASRQQGKSQSKTFQFGAEGQPFSLRAADYDERRHFFLSHFFRDNYQNWLQDIPQVTSGVNITRVEVYVVNTNNETANVRNFIAFTDLGEGKADNIQNSIQWGPGAQGDPSDNDANGLWNYINTNESQVRNISTVESFLGSSASGNMMVGTDFEVRPTARKLDAREYKWHSKLGYISLQRKLQNDEVLAVAFEYTYNGQSFKVGELSESYNGRPDDDLIFLKMLRPGRINTEIKTWDLMMKNIYSLNSPRINQEGFELRINYRDDTKNYDAPNLNEGANTNNVPLIELLALDQLNVNGDNQKDGKFDFIPDVTFDVDNGYVIFPVLEPFGTTLESKFESNEQRLKDQYVFQDLYDQSKIDAQQNIAKNKFFINGTYSSSAAGVYPLNAFNIAKGSVRVTAGSQLLAEGVDYQVNYNTGGTVTILNQGVIASGKQINISYEVDDLFSFRSRWLTGARLDYRFSDKINVGATVFHLSERPGGVSRYTAGNEPIKNTKYGFDVNYQEESRMLTKMVDALPLLSTKEKSTVTFNGEFAQLLPGTSNKVNGESSSYLDDFESAVTPYNIAGGHLPWKLGSTPARFQDSSDPLADNYRRAKMAWYIIDRSAFYLSGGNKPDNISDEDLENHYVRPVLPQEIYKQQDRQVVNTNLPVFDIAYYPQERGPYNYNPNLTPDGLLPDPKSNYGAITRAITGEVNFRQNNMEYIEFWMMDPFIQGERGVVHDGIVNTNNQTGGKLIFNLGDVSENLLEEGKHEFENGLPPDGSLENTEPTSYGKATTLQYLTEFFDNSASSRPNQDVGLDGLKSEEERAQFGPIIGLDGMNATGQARTRDDVAADDFEYFLSDNYDERNAKILERYKKFNGIEGNSPIGAGSNSFTASATNIPENEDLNDDNYINTLEAYREFEIDMTDINSLQVGNHNIVDKAVSSDGEATWYLFRIPINQPTKTVGEYTEESNRFIRMYMTDWQQPVVLRMAKMQLVASQWRKSVENLKDQGFDVLPETGTSDFEVSVVNIEENSLPADGKPPYVLPPGITRDQDNTTTISRQVNEQSLKICVEDLEDGDARAVYKEVSQDLVNYGRLKMFFHAEQYQNDMVNDDEMTGFLRLGLDQTSNYYEIEVPLKITPDNAAPYLDTDVWPEENEINIALNELYGVKAARNGSDVNVEDEFSRQSSDGKYRLTIVGNPKLNNITTMMIGIRNPKSEDSAEPHSLCIWANEMRLTDYDDEKGWAANARMSVKLADFATINAATRYTSVGFGGIQDNISQRTRDESIDYDLSMNMNVDKLIPWNTGIKIPMFVSYSKSKQTPKYDPLDPDIPLEASVLKFDQQEERDEYKEKVISQTVNKSINFIDVHKEKVKPDAKSHVYDIENFSFSYAYSEQKSSNVNTERDFRKEYDGNVSYNYSPQPPSLEPFKNSEALSSPYLKLIKDINFSPLPNNFSVRASMNRVFRKRQLRNADLTTTGIDPNFEKYFTFNRTYNVRWSIFKSLSVNYNATANAIIDEPEGDIDTQAKRDSIWNNIKRFGRMKNYNQSIGANYRLPLDKLPLTDWMSADYRYNVDYRWTGGNIGQVDEFGNLVENSRTRDLNGKIDMIKLYNKSKYLKSINSPSRSRSSSTRSRAPARVDTTRSSGGGAGLKGFMRLLMSLRSINMTYGQRESTKLPGFIPVPYLFGMDSEFDAPGSAFIFGSQDPNIRFKAAESGWLVENGRLTTPFVQSLTVDLNIRANVEPFKDLKIQLDAKRSETSAYQEIYRYDTVAQAYRSLTPSRSGSYTVTFLPIKTAFTKDNGENISPTFEKFVENREVIRQRLNLLNSNGEYDINSQDVLIPAFIAAYSGKSAESVKLTPFPKTPVPNWRIDYAGLSKIPALKETFASINLTHAYVSTFSITNYTNSLLYNNPSALELDNSILDYPQATQLGDNGSLSPVYVINQVDMVERFSPLIGINIRTKSKITSKIEYKKERSLSLNLSNSQVTELSSNDIAFDFGITKSKMKIPFKIKGRTSTLDNDIQFRFTFTVRDTKTIQRKIEDVQTVTNGNINYQIRPTVSYVANQKLNITMYFEKNINEPKVSNTFPRSSSAFGVQMRFSLAQ, from the coding sequence GTGGATTCTGTTAGTGCTGACTCTGTAGTCAATCAAAAATACGAGCCTTCTTACCGCCCAACTTTTAGACAACAGGACAGATTTGGTGATCCCTTCTCCAATACACAAAGTCCTTCACCCTTATTATTGGAAGACCCAGCGTCTATGCAGCTGGATCTGGAAATAGATACAGGCATGAACTACACCATCTACGAAAGAGTAGGTGCGCTCAATTATCGCCCAAGGTCTACCATGACTTTTGAGGAATTCAATCGGTATCAGGATGCAGAAATGAAGAAGGAATACTGGCAAAACCGATCGTCAGGTTTGGATGGTGAAAGTGCCGTGAGTGGCAGGCGACTCATTCCTAAACTTTATATCAGTCCCATCTTCGATAGAATTTTTGGAGGAAGCTATGTGGACATCGAACCTAATGGTTTTGTAAATCTCGATTTTGGAGGCCGTTGGCAGCGAATAGAAAACCCGGCCATTCCTATCAATCAACAAAGGAATGGGGGCTTCAACTACAACCAGCAAATCTCCATGAATGTGGTGGGTAAAGTGGGAGAAAAACTGGCTATTACCGCTAATTTTGATAACAACAACTCCTTCGATTTTCAGAATAACTTGAAAGTTGAGTACACCGGTTACGAAGAGGACATTATCAAAAAGATTGAGATTGGTAATGTAAGTATGCCAGTCTCCAATTCATTGATGACCGGCGGACAGAGTTTGTTCGGTATCAAAACGCAGCTCCAGTTTGGAAAACTATACGTGACGGCTCTGGCCTCTCGCCAACAAGGAAAATCTCAAAGCAAGACCTTTCAATTTGGAGCTGAAGGCCAACCTTTCAGTTTGAGAGCGGCTGATTACGACGAACGACGACATTTCTTCTTATCACATTTCTTTAGAGACAATTATCAAAACTGGTTGCAAGACATCCCTCAGGTTACCTCTGGTGTCAATATCACAAGGGTAGAGGTCTACGTGGTGAACACCAATAATGAGACGGCCAATGTTCGAAATTTTATTGCCTTTACAGATTTAGGAGAAGGCAAGGCGGACAATATTCAAAATAGTATTCAGTGGGGACCAGGCGCTCAGGGCGACCCATCGGATAATGATGCCAATGGACTTTGGAATTATATCAACACCAATGAAAGTCAGGTAAGGAATATTTCAACTGTTGAAAGTTTTTTGGGTAGTTCTGCTTCTGGAAATATGATGGTGGGTACTGATTTTGAGGTGAGACCAACGGCAAGGAAACTAGATGCTCGCGAATACAAGTGGCATTCTAAATTGGGATACATCAGTTTGCAGCGAAAGCTGCAAAACGATGAAGTACTGGCTGTGGCTTTTGAGTATACTTATAATGGCCAGAGCTTTAAAGTAGGGGAATTATCAGAGTCGTACAATGGGCGTCCAGATGACGATCTAATCTTTTTGAAAATGTTGCGTCCTGGTCGGATCAACACGGAGATTAAAACCTGGGATTTGATGATGAAAAATATTTACTCACTGAATTCTCCAAGAATTAATCAAGAAGGCTTCGAATTACGAATCAATTATCGTGATGATACGAAAAACTACGATGCACCGAACTTAAATGAGGGAGCTAATACCAACAATGTCCCGTTGATTGAACTGTTGGCTTTGGATCAATTGAACGTGAATGGAGACAACCAAAAAGACGGTAAATTTGACTTTATCCCTGATGTCACCTTCGATGTAGATAACGGTTATGTGATTTTTCCAGTATTGGAACCTTTCGGAACTACGCTTGAATCAAAATTTGAGAGCAACGAACAAAGATTGAAGGATCAATATGTTTTTCAGGATTTATATGATCAGTCAAAAATTGATGCTCAGCAGAATATCGCTAAAAATAAATTCTTCATCAATGGTACCTATTCCTCTAGCGCAGCAGGCGTGTATCCACTCAATGCTTTCAATATTGCGAAAGGATCGGTAAGAGTCACTGCTGGTAGCCAATTGTTGGCTGAGGGAGTAGATTATCAGGTCAATTACAATACAGGAGGAACAGTAACTATACTTAATCAAGGTGTTATTGCCTCCGGGAAGCAAATCAACATTTCTTATGAGGTAGACGATCTTTTTAGTTTTAGATCCAGATGGTTGACCGGGGCTCGATTGGACTACCGCTTTTCAGATAAGATAAATGTAGGAGCTACCGTATTTCACTTGAGTGAGAGGCCTGGTGGCGTGAGTCGCTACACCGCGGGTAATGAACCAATTAAAAATACCAAATATGGCTTCGACGTCAACTATCAGGAAGAATCTCGGATGCTAACCAAAATGGTTGATGCATTGCCCTTGTTGAGTACGAAGGAAAAATCCACGGTGACTTTTAATGGTGAATTTGCCCAATTACTGCCTGGTACATCCAACAAGGTGAATGGGGAAAGTTCGTCCTATCTGGATGATTTTGAGAGCGCAGTTACTCCTTACAACATTGCTGGTGGGCATCTGCCATGGAAGTTGGGCTCTACTCCTGCCCGTTTTCAAGATAGTTCCGACCCATTGGCAGATAACTATCGACGAGCTAAAATGGCTTGGTACATCATCGACAGATCTGCTTTTTATCTAAGTGGAGGAAATAAGCCGGATAACATTTCTGACGAGGATTTGGAAAATCACTATGTGAGACCAGTACTACCTCAGGAAATCTACAAGCAACAAGATCGCCAAGTAGTGAATACTAACCTTCCAGTTTTTGATATTGCCTACTATCCGCAAGAAAGAGGACCTTACAACTACAATCCAAACCTGACACCTGATGGTCTACTTCCGGATCCTAAGAGTAATTATGGAGCCATTACCCGTGCGATTACCGGAGAAGTGAACTTCCGCCAGAATAACATGGAGTACATTGAATTCTGGATGATGGATCCGTTTATTCAAGGAGAGCGTGGTGTGGTGCACGATGGTATTGTGAATACAAATAATCAAACGGGAGGAAAGCTGATATTCAATTTGGGAGACGTCTCAGAGAATTTGTTGGAGGAAGGAAAACATGAATTTGAGAATGGATTACCTCCTGATGGAAGCCTTGAAAATACAGAACCTACGTCTTATGGTAAGGCCACGACCTTGCAATATCTCACGGAGTTTTTTGACAATTCAGCTTCTTCCAGACCTAATCAGGATGTTGGACTGGATGGGCTTAAATCAGAAGAAGAGCGGGCACAGTTTGGCCCTATCATTGGCCTAGACGGAATGAACGCTACCGGCCAAGCTAGAACCAGAGATGATGTCGCTGCGGATGATTTTGAATATTTTCTTAGTGACAACTATGACGAGCGTAATGCAAAAATTCTAGAGCGATACAAAAAATTTAACGGAATTGAAGGGAACTCGCCGATTGGTGCCGGTTCGAATAGTTTTACGGCCTCAGCAACCAATATTCCTGAAAACGAAGATTTGAACGATGATAATTACATCAATACACTAGAAGCTTACCGCGAATTTGAAATTGATATGACAGACATCAATTCCTTACAGGTTGGAAATCACAATATTGTTGACAAGGCCGTGAGTAGTGATGGTGAAGCGACGTGGTATCTATTTAGAATACCCATCAACCAACCGACCAAAACGGTTGGGGAATACACGGAAGAATCCAATAGATTCATCAGAATGTATATGACCGATTGGCAGCAGCCGGTAGTATTGAGGATGGCTAAGATGCAATTAGTGGCCAGCCAGTGGAGAAAATCAGTCGAAAACCTTAAGGATCAGGGCTTTGATGTATTACCAGAGACAGGCACTTCTGATTTTGAAGTGTCGGTGGTAAATATTGAGGAAAATAGTTTGCCAGCAGATGGGAAGCCACCCTATGTACTGCCGCCTGGAATTACTCGAGATCAGGATAATACCACCACAATTTCTCGTCAGGTGAATGAGCAGTCGCTCAAGATTTGTGTGGAGGATTTGGAAGATGGAGATGCACGGGCCGTGTACAAAGAAGTTTCTCAGGATTTGGTCAATTATGGCAGACTCAAAATGTTTTTTCATGCCGAGCAATATCAAAATGATATGGTTAATGACGATGAAATGACAGGGTTTCTTCGCTTGGGGTTAGACCAAACCTCTAATTATTATGAGATTGAAGTTCCTTTAAAAATCACTCCTGATAATGCGGCACCTTACTTGGATACTGATGTATGGCCGGAAGAAAATGAAATCAATATTGCCTTAAACGAGCTGTACGGAGTGAAAGCTGCGAGAAATGGGAGCGATGTGAATGTCGAAGATGAATTTAGCAGGCAGTCTTCGGATGGAAAATACAGACTTACCATAGTTGGAAATCCAAAGCTGAACAATATCACGACCATGATGATTGGGATTAGAAATCCAAAATCCGAAGATAGTGCAGAACCGCATTCACTCTGTATATGGGCCAACGAAATGAGATTGACCGATTACGATGATGAAAAAGGCTGGGCTGCTAATGCCAGAATGAGTGTGAAATTGGCCGACTTTGCTACAATTAATGCAGCAACTCGATACACCAGTGTAGGCTTTGGCGGTATACAAGACAATATATCTCAACGGACACGTGATGAATCCATTGATTATGATTTGTCCATGAACATGAATGTGGATAAACTAATACCGTGGAATACTGGCATTAAGATCCCCATGTTTGTAAGTTATTCGAAGTCCAAACAAACACCAAAATATGACCCGTTAGACCCCGATATACCTTTGGAAGCTTCAGTGTTGAAATTTGACCAACAGGAAGAGCGCGACGAATACAAAGAGAAAGTAATATCACAGACGGTCAATAAAAGCATCAACTTTATTGATGTACATAAAGAAAAAGTGAAGCCAGATGCCAAAAGCCATGTGTATGATATTGAGAATTTCTCGTTCAGCTACGCCTACTCTGAGCAGAAGTCAAGCAATGTGAATACAGAAAGGGACTTTAGAAAAGAGTATGATGGTAATGTTTCATACAACTACAGCCCGCAGCCTCCATCTCTGGAACCATTCAAAAACTCAGAAGCTCTTTCCAGCCCCTACCTGAAACTGATCAAGGACATCAATTTTTCTCCTTTGCCTAATAATTTTTCTGTTAGAGCATCTATGAATCGAGTTTTTAGAAAAAGGCAATTGAGGAACGCGGACTTAACCACCACTGGAATTGATCCAAATTTCGAAAAGTATTTTACTTTCAACAGAACCTATAATGTCCGATGGAGCATTTTCAAAAGCCTCAGTGTAAATTATAATGCCACCGCTAATGCTATCATCGACGAACCTGAGGGAGATATAGATACACAGGCCAAACGGGATTCTATCTGGAACAACATCAAAAGGTTTGGAAGGATGAAAAACTATAACCAAAGTATCGGAGCCAACTATAGGCTGCCTTTGGATAAGCTTCCCTTGACCGACTGGATGAGTGCCGATTATCGATACAATGTGGATTATCGCTGGACAGGTGGAAATATTGGTCAGGTAGATGAGTTCGGGAATCTGGTGGAAAACAGCCGTACCAGAGATTTGAATGGAAAGATTGACATGATAAAGTTGTATAATAAGTCTAAGTACCTCAAATCGATCAACTCCCCTTCTCGATCCAGAAGCAGCTCGACAAGATCACGAGCTCCGGCTCGTGTAGATACCACCAGGTCGTCCGGTGGAGGTGCTGGACTCAAAGGTTTTATGCGCCTACTCATGTCTCTGCGCTCAATTAATATGACCTATGGGCAAAGGGAATCAACTAAACTCCCTGGTTTTATCCCGGTGCCTTACTTATTTGGTATGGATAGTGAATTTGATGCGCCAGGCTCTGCATTCATTTTTGGTAGTCAGGATCCCAACATCAGATTTAAGGCGGCTGAGAGTGGCTGGTTAGTAGAAAACGGAAGATTGACCACTCCATTTGTTCAGAGTCTCACAGTAGACCTCAATATCCGTGCGAATGTAGAGCCATTCAAGGATTTGAAAATTCAGTTGGATGCGAAAAGATCCGAGACCAGTGCCTATCAAGAAATTTACAGGTATGACACAGTCGCTCAGGCATATAGATCGCTGACGCCGTCTAGGTCTGGAAGTTATACAGTGACATTTCTGCCAATAAAGACTGCATTTACGAAAGATAATGGAGAGAATATTTCTCCTACTTTCGAAAAATTTGTAGAAAACCGAGAGGTGATTCGTCAACGGCTGAACTTGCTCAACTCAAATGGAGAGTATGATATTAATTCTCAGGATGTTTTGATACCCGCGTTTATTGCAGCTTATAGTGGAAAAAGTGCAGAGAGTGTAAAGTTGACCCCCTTTCCTAAAACACCGGTGCCAAACTGGCGGATAGATTATGCCGGGTTAAGTAAAATCCCTGCACTCAAGGAAACATTCGCTTCAATCAATTTGACACATGCTTATGTGTCTACCTTTAGTATTACCAACTACACAAATTCTCTCTTGTATAACAACCCATCGGCGCTTGAATTGGACAATAGTATATTGGACTACCCTCAGGCTACACAGTTGGGAGACAATGGTTCGCTTTCCCCGGTTTATGTAATCAATCAAGTGGATATGGTGGAGCGTTTCTCTCCGTTGATCGGAATTAATATAAGAACCAAAAGTAAGATCACATCGAAAATCGAGTACAAGAAAGAACGAAGTTTGTCCCTGAACCTTTCGAACTCACAGGTGACCGAGTTGAGTAGCAACGATATTGCCTTTGATTTTGGAATTACCAAGAGCAAAATGAAGATCCCATTCAAGATTAAGGGAAGAACATCTACCCTGGACAACGATATCCAGTTCAGGTTTACCTTTACCGTAAGGGATACCAAAACCATCCAGCGAAAAATTGAAGACGTGCAGACCGTGACCAATGGAAACATCAATTATCAGATAAGACCGACAGTGAGTTATGTTGCTAATCAAAAATTGAACATTACGATGTACTTCGAAAAGAACATCAACGAACCTAAAGTCTCGAACACTTTCCCTAGATCTTCTTCAGCTTTTGGTGTCCAAATGCGCTTCAGTTTAGCACAATAA
- the gcvH gene encoding glycine cleavage system protein GcvH produces MNIPENLLYTEDHEWVKIDGDVATVGITDFAQGELGDIVYVEIETEGETIAKGELFGTIEAVKTVSDLFMPMSGEVAEFNEELESEPEIVNSDAYGDGWMIKIKLSDMSEKDSLLSPDAYKELIGK; encoded by the coding sequence ATGAATATTCCTGAAAACTTACTTTATACAGAAGATCACGAGTGGGTAAAGATAGATGGCGATGTAGCCACTGTTGGTATTACAGATTTTGCTCAAGGTGAGCTTGGTGATATTGTATATGTAGAAATCGAAACTGAAGGTGAAACTATTGCCAAAGGTGAATTATTCGGAACTATAGAGGCGGTAAAAACGGTGTCCGATTTGTTCATGCCTATGTCTGGTGAAGTGGCAGAGTTCAATGAAGAGTTGGAGTCCGAGCCAGAGATTGTAAACTCTGATGCTTATGGCGATGGTTGGATGATCAAAATCAAACTTTCAGACATGAGTGAAAAAGATAGCCTGCTTTCTCCAGATGCTTACAAAGAGTTGATAGGGAAATAA
- a CDS encoding VanZ family protein produces the protein MVIGWTGAILFATLSPSDGDPLFEIPIPHFDKVVHFGLFMIHAVFVGLSQDLRKGLVIGILSGISLGLFTEWMQSYVPGRHTDIYDGLADVCGTLFGLLSVYIVRSRESAT, from the coding sequence TTGGTAATAGGATGGACAGGTGCCATCCTTTTTGCTACACTCTCTCCTTCGGATGGTGATCCTCTTTTTGAGATACCCATTCCACATTTTGATAAAGTAGTTCACTTTGGGCTATTCATGATTCATGCTGTTTTTGTAGGGCTGTCGCAAGATCTTAGAAAAGGTCTCGTTATTGGAATATTGAGTGGTATTTCTCTAGGGTTATTTACAGAATGGATGCAATCTTATGTCCCAGGTCGGCACACCGACATTTACGATGGTTTGGCCGATGTCTGCGGAACCCTATTCGGACTCCTTTCGGTATACATAGTTAGGTCCAGAGAATCAGCTACTTAG
- a CDS encoding energy transducer TonB: MELKKDPKISLERKSGMFFNIGLAISLLLVITAFEWRFYDDGGLVDLGQVDDDFEDIMEIPPTEQPPPPPPKIELPKIIEIPDEEEIEEEIEVDLDVEITEETVIEDIVFEEAPEEEVADEIFDIVEDQPGPPGGMAAFYKYVGKEMKYPNQARRMGIEGRVFVQFVVDKSGNLTEVRAIKGIGAGCDEEAVRVLKNAPKWTPGKQRGRPVKVRMILPITFKLS; the protein is encoded by the coding sequence ATGGAGCTAAAAAAAGACCCGAAAATATCTCTAGAGAGAAAGTCAGGGATGTTTTTTAACATTGGCCTTGCTATCAGTTTATTACTAGTCATCACTGCCTTTGAGTGGAGATTTTATGATGATGGAGGATTAGTTGATTTAGGTCAAGTGGATGATGATTTTGAGGATATCATGGAGATTCCTCCAACCGAGCAACCACCACCACCACCACCAAAGATCGAATTGCCTAAGATTATAGAAATTCCTGATGAGGAAGAAATCGAGGAAGAGATCGAAGTGGATTTGGATGTGGAAATCACAGAAGAAACAGTTATTGAAGATATCGTATTCGAAGAAGCTCCTGAAGAGGAAGTTGCAGACGAGATTTTTGATATTGTTGAAGACCAGCCAGGACCTCCGGGTGGAATGGCAGCGTTCTACAAGTACGTGGGTAAGGAAATGAAATATCCTAACCAGGCGCGTAGAATGGGTATCGAAGGTAGAGTGTTCGTTCAGTTTGTAGTGGATAAGTCTGGAAACCTTACTGAAGTTAGAGCTATCAAAGGTATTGGAGCTGGATGTGATGAAGAAGCAGTAAGAGTATTGAAAAATGCTCCTAAGTGGACTCCTGGTAAGCAGAGAGGTCGTCCAGTAAAAGTAAGAATGATTCTACCTATTACGTTCAAGTTGAGCTAA